From a region of the Coprococcus comes ATCC 27758 genome:
- a CDS encoding sugar-binding domain-containing protein, translated as MKTRKRYVRAGAACLAALLTVQGMTLPVAAGEEVKVRSNSQTQMSSDPEAVYVSNYGKSTDQRTINFDSNWKFNLGDVENAQTANFDDSKWRQVSLPHDYSIEQDYSKSMEAESGYLPGGTGWYRKSFTIDKAAEGKEIRVDFSGVYMNASVWVNGEKLGTHPYGYTPFSFDITDYVKYGEENTIAVKVENKTPSSRWYSGSGIYRSVNLTMTEKVHVDLEGTQITTENLKAEQGGTVNMDVRTQVVNDSEDEQAVTLTHTVFPKGKDESAAIGTVTTEAKTVASGESDEIEITLEAQSPALWSVDSPTLYTVRTEVKLGENTVDVYDTEYGFRYFDFDNNTGFSLNGQNTKLKGVCMHHDQGALGAKANARAIARQIEILKQMGCNTIRVTHNPAADELIQACNEQGMLVIDEAFDTWLYAKNGNSNDYAKWFNQTIDGDNQILGAGDGMTWAQFDLTAMVKRGYNAPSIIMWSLGNEVMEGISGGVSNYPATAQQLVNWVKELDTTRPMTTGDNKLKANWSEAESIGNTLNAAGGTVGFNYCAGWQYDNWHKLHPEWLMYGSETASAINSRGIYNRINGGSQTSDKQLTSYDNSAVGWGSVASDAWYTTITRDYLAGEYVWTGFDYIGEPTPWNGTGAGSVGSWPAPKSSYFGIVDTAGFAKDSYYFYQSQWNDQVHTLHVLPAWNENVVYKDNSGKVPVVVYSDAASVELFFTPAGGERQSLGKKAFTQKTTAAGYTYQIYEGEDKNGTEHKNLYLTWKVPYADGTLEAVAYDADGNIIENTDGRSSVTTTGEAAKLQMSADRTEIAADGKDLSYVTVDVTDQNGNIVPDAENRVTFNVEGDGVLVGVDNGSSPDHDSYLADNRKAFSGKVLAIVQSTKTGGSFTVTATADGLESAAATVTTYSVSDGTPEEKEIDSFWMSKTYYVKTGNIPVLPTTIETRYTDGSKESKAVTWDAIGEEMVQQSGNFNVQGQIEGHQVTVNVNVIDEVGGLLNYSTSTPVGTVPILPESRPAVLTDGTILTASFGVNWDDISADQFAEEGTVTVNGTADVLGDEIPVSATIRVQTEQITVGSSVSGKVMNLTQSIPEGEQSDTLSAIVDGSTTISDNTSGGANPTAWSNWQSSQNGNSKAEITFEYATQQRLGQIVMHFAKDSGSMRYPDAGTTEILVSEDGTNWNKLAVTETIGEESGRVKPYTYDFTPTTATFIKFKLTNASAPTGTRWKPCTALTEIELKVAQGSFVSNTTAKLEEVIINGNPVPESALAQGSYSTPAIFAEVEAKAADNASVTILPTFNNIKKIIVESEDHNTRNVFEIRLGEETEETPESGDRDYPIGRLTAFAESEYNGSGTEGPAEHVLDEDEGTHWHTNWRTNEAQDVEKRWIGLELEEPAVLDAFRYYPRGGNMNGFVSEYKVQYKLNQEDEWTDIAGGTWDRTLEWKIAEFDEPVEAKYVRLVGIHTYAESGNDAHMAVAELRVREEDKRVDISAEDSQITVSVPEQTEVAKADEQNPVYPQVEVKRTVNGAEETLRYGVDYLLSYENNTAFGTGKVIVTGIVNYRGVVERTFEIVKKAPELSAVYIQSQPGKTVYKSGETFDPTGLSLKLVYDDDSEEELVYSEETAGLFGFEPGLDTALTEEVKEITVAYGGKSAVVFIGVESPEKPGPEKPDPENPTPEKPNPEKPNPEDPKPGNGSGSENNGGTGSGSGSNSNNGSSGGNNTVNNIINNNNNNNSNSSNKNSGKVQTGDRNNLVFPLIGMTAAILAIATVLIIRKKKRL; from the coding sequence ATGAAAACAAGAAAAAGGTATGTCCGTGCCGGGGCTGCCTGCCTTGCGGCATTGCTCACGGTACAGGGAATGACATTGCCTGTGGCGGCAGGTGAAGAGGTGAAAGTAAGATCCAATTCACAGACACAGATGAGTTCAGATCCGGAAGCGGTTTACGTAAGCAATTACGGGAAATCGACGGATCAGAGAACGATCAATTTTGACAGTAATTGGAAATTCAATCTGGGAGATGTGGAAAATGCACAGACAGCAAATTTCGACGACTCGAAATGGCGCCAGGTTTCGCTTCCGCATGACTACAGCATTGAACAGGATTATTCAAAATCTATGGAAGCAGAAAGTGGATATCTTCCAGGGGGAACAGGATGGTACCGGAAAAGTTTTACCATAGATAAAGCTGCGGAAGGAAAAGAGATCCGTGTTGATTTTAGCGGTGTTTATATGAATGCATCTGTATGGGTAAATGGAGAAAAGCTTGGAACACATCCATACGGATATACACCATTTTCATTTGACATAACAGACTATGTGAAATATGGTGAGGAAAATACAATTGCAGTAAAGGTGGAGAACAAGACGCCTTCAAGCAGATGGTATTCCGGAAGTGGTATTTACAGAAGTGTAAATCTGACCATGACAGAAAAGGTTCATGTGGATCTTGAGGGGACGCAGATTACGACTGAGAACCTGAAAGCAGAACAGGGTGGAACTGTCAATATGGATGTCCGCACACAGGTTGTGAATGATTCTGAAGATGAACAGGCTGTAACCTTGACGCACACGGTATTTCCAAAAGGCAAAGATGAAAGTGCAGCAATCGGAACAGTGACAACCGAAGCTAAAACTGTTGCATCCGGAGAAAGTGATGAAATCGAAATAACACTTGAGGCACAAAGTCCGGCGCTCTGGAGTGTGGACAGTCCGACACTTTATACTGTAAGAACAGAAGTAAAGCTTGGAGAAAATACAGTAGATGTTTACGATACAGAATATGGTTTCCGGTATTTTGATTTTGATAACAATACAGGATTTTCGCTGAACGGACAGAATACAAAACTAAAAGGTGTATGTATGCATCATGATCAGGGAGCACTTGGTGCAAAGGCAAATGCCCGCGCAATTGCAAGACAGATTGAGATCCTGAAGCAGATGGGGTGTAACACGATTCGAGTGACACATAACCCTGCAGCTGATGAGCTGATCCAAGCATGCAATGAGCAGGGGATGTTGGTGATCGATGAAGCTTTCGATACCTGGCTTTATGCAAAAAATGGAAACAGTAATGACTATGCAAAATGGTTCAATCAGACAATCGACGGGGACAATCAGATTTTAGGTGCAGGGGACGGTATGACCTGGGCACAGTTTGATCTGACAGCAATGGTGAAGAGAGGATACAATGCACCATCAATCATTATGTGGTCTCTTGGAAATGAGGTTATGGAAGGAATCAGCGGTGGCGTTTCCAATTATCCGGCAACTGCCCAGCAATTGGTGAACTGGGTAAAAGAGCTGGATACAACAAGACCGATGACAACCGGAGATAACAAGCTGAAAGCCAACTGGAGTGAAGCAGAAAGTATTGGCAATACATTAAATGCAGCAGGTGGAACCGTTGGATTTAACTATTGCGCAGGCTGGCAGTATGACAACTGGCATAAATTGCATCCAGAATGGCTGATGTACGGTTCTGAGACTGCTTCTGCGATCAACAGCCGTGGAATCTATAATCGGATCAACGGTGGAAGCCAGACTTCCGACAAGCAGCTTACATCCTATGATAATTCTGCTGTAGGCTGGGGCAGTGTAGCAAGTGATGCATGGTATACAACGATTACAAGAGATTACCTTGCAGGAGAATATGTCTGGACCGGATTTGATTATATCGGTGAGCCGACACCTTGGAATGGAACCGGAGCAGGATCAGTAGGAAGCTGGCCGGCACCGAAGAGCTCTTACTTTGGTATTGTGGATACCGCAGGCTTTGCGAAAGACAGCTATTACTTCTATCAGAGCCAGTGGAATGATCAGGTGCACACCTTACATGTACTTCCGGCATGGAATGAAAATGTAGTCTATAAAGACAACAGTGGAAAGGTTCCGGTAGTTGTATATTCGGATGCAGCATCGGTCGAGTTGTTCTTTACGCCGGCAGGTGGAGAAAGACAGTCTCTTGGAAAGAAAGCATTTACACAGAAAACAACAGCTGCAGGTTATACCTATCAGATTTACGAGGGAGAAGATAAGAACGGAACCGAGCATAAGAATCTTTATCTTACCTGGAAGGTTCCGTATGCGGATGGAACACTGGAGGCCGTTGCATATGACGCAGATGGAAATATCATTGAAAATACAGACGGACGTTCCAGCGTGACAACGACTGGCGAAGCTGCAAAATTGCAGATGTCAGCAGACAGAACCGAGATTGCTGCGGATGGAAAAGATTTATCTTATGTGACAGTTGATGTGACAGACCAGAATGGAAATATTGTTCCGGATGCAGAAAACCGCGTTACATTTAACGTAGAAGGTGATGGAGTTCTGGTTGGTGTAGATAACGGAAGCTCTCCGGATCACGATTCTTATCTTGCAGATAACAGAAAAGCATTCAGTGGAAAAGTTCTGGCAATCGTGCAGTCCACGAAAACTGGTGGTTCATTTACTGTGACAGCTACGGCAGATGGACTGGAAAGTGCAGCAGCAACCGTCACAACTTATTCTGTATCAGATGGCACACCAGAAGAAAAAGAGATCGACAGTTTCTGGATGTCAAAGACCTATTATGTCAAGACTGGAAATATCCCGGTACTTCCGACAACGATTGAAACTCGTTATACCGATGGAAGCAAAGAAAGCAAAGCAGTGACATGGGATGCGATCGGAGAGGAGATGGTACAGCAGTCAGGAAACTTTAATGTGCAGGGGCAGATTGAAGGACATCAGGTAACAGTCAATGTAAATGTTATTGATGAAGTTGGAGGACTTCTGAATTACTCAACCTCAACACCAGTTGGAACGGTACCGATTCTTCCGGAATCCAGGCCGGCGGTTCTTACAGACGGAACCATTCTGACCGCTTCATTTGGAGTAAACTGGGATGACATATCGGCTGATCAGTTTGCAGAAGAAGGAACTGTTACGGTAAATGGGACAGCAGATGTACTCGGTGATGAAATTCCGGTAAGTGCAACAATCCGTGTACAGACAGAGCAGATCACAGTTGGAAGCAGCGTGTCCGGAAAGGTAATGAATCTGACACAGAGCATTCCGGAAGGCGAACAGTCAGATACACTTTCTGCAATTGTGGACGGATCAACAACAATCAGTGATAACACAAGTGGAGGAGCAAACCCGACTGCATGGAGCAACTGGCAGAGTTCCCAGAATGGTAATAGTAAAGCAGAGATCACATTTGAGTATGCAACCCAGCAGAGACTTGGACAGATTGTGATGCATTTTGCAAAGGACAGCGGAAGTATGCGTTATCCGGATGCAGGAACAACAGAGATTCTGGTTTCAGAGGATGGAACCAACTGGAACAAGCTTGCAGTAACGGAGACGATCGGGGAAGAAAGTGGACGGGTAAAACCATATACGTATGATTTCACACCGACGACAGCGACTTTTATCAAATTCAAGCTTACGAACGCAAGTGCACCGACAGGAACCAGATGGAAACCTTGTACTGCACTTACTGAGATCGAGTTGAAGGTGGCACAGGGAAGCTTCGTATCGAATACGACAGCGAAGCTGGAAGAAGTCATTATAAATGGCAATCCGGTACCGGAAAGTGCACTGGCACAGGGAAGCTATTCTACACCTGCTATTTTTGCAGAGGTAGAGGCAAAAGCAGCCGATAATGCGTCAGTGACTATTCTTCCGACTTTCAACAATATCAAGAAGATCATTGTTGAGTCAGAAGATCACAATACAAGAAATGTATTTGAAATCCGTCTTGGAGAAGAGACAGAAGAGACACCAGAATCCGGTGACAGAGATTATCCGATTGGAAGGCTCACTGCATTTGCAGAAAGTGAGTATAATGGCAGTGGAACAGAAGGACCGGCAGAGCACGTTCTGGATGAAGATGAAGGAACGCACTGGCATACAAACTGGCGTACAAATGAAGCACAGGATGTAGAAAAACGCTGGATCGGACTGGAACTGGAAGAACCGGCAGTTCTGGATGCATTTCGCTATTATCCGCGTGGTGGCAATATGAATGGATTTGTCAGTGAGTATAAAGTACAGTACAAACTGAATCAGGAAGATGAATGGACCGATATTGCAGGCGGTACCTGGGACAGGACGCTTGAATGGAAAATAGCAGAATTTGACGAACCGGTAGAAGCAAAATATGTGAGACTGGTGGGAATCCATACCTATGCGGAATCTGGAAATGATGCACACATGGCAGTTGCAGAGCTTCGTGTCCGTGAGGAGGACAAGCGTGTAGATATTTCGGCAGAAGACAGCCAGATCACAGTGTCAGTTCCGGAACAAACAGAGGTTGCGAAAGCAGATGAACAGAATCCGGTATATCCACAGGTGGAAGTCAAGAGAACGGTAAACGGCGCAGAAGAGACTCTGAGATACGGAGTGGATTATCTACTGTCCTATGAAAATAATACAGCTTTTGGAACAGGTAAGGTGATTGTTACCGGAATTGTAAATTACCGTGGAGTTGTAGAGCGTACATTTGAAATTGTAAAGAAAGCTCCGGAGTTAAGTGCTGTGTATATTCAGAGTCAGCCCGGAAAGACAGTTTACAAATCAGGAGAAACCTTCGATCCGACCGGTCTTTCGCTGAAATTGGTATACGATGATGATTCAGAGGAAGAACTGGTATATAGCGAAGAAACCGCAGGACTGTTTGGTTTTGAACCAGGTCTGGATACTGCACTTACAGAAGAAGTAAAAGAAATTACCGTGGCTTATGGCGGAAAATCAGCAGTTGTGTTTATCGGGGTAGAATCGCCGGAAAAACCAGGACCTGA
- a CDS encoding galactose/methyl galactoside ABC transporter permease MglC, with protein MKAFANIKSRYAEYKALDSADKVKAWKEGLINNAIYLLIIIAVIYTYTQNSRFLSVASIVNIISLSAANIPIACGIAGTIVLTGTDLSAGRVVGLTACISASLLQSVTYATKIFPDLPVLPIPLVILIVIVVGGIVGWVNGFFVAKFHLHPFIVTLATQLIVYGILLMYIMLNGNNGQPLSGLDKSFKNFVTGSFLKIRGVPIPNYVWYACVVVVFMWFMWNKTTFGKNMFAVGSNPEAANVSGVNVMRTTILVHTLAGCMYGITGFIESARIGSNQANTGLNYECDAIAACVIGGVSFVGGTGKISGVVLGVFILRIIFVALQFLAVSQNMQYVIKGLIILIACAIDMRKYLVRK; from the coding sequence ATGAAAGCATTTGCAAATATAAAATCACGCTATGCAGAATACAAAGCACTGGATTCCGCAGACAAGGTAAAAGCGTGGAAAGAAGGACTTATCAATAATGCGATTTATCTTCTGATCATTATCGCAGTTATTTACACTTACACACAGAACAGCAGATTCCTGAGCGTGGCATCTATTGTTAACATTATCTCGCTGTCTGCAGCGAACATTCCGATCGCGTGTGGTATTGCAGGAACGATCGTACTTACCGGTACAGACCTTTCAGCCGGACGTGTTGTAGGTCTTACAGCATGTATTTCTGCATCACTTTTGCAGTCAGTAACTTATGCAACCAAAATTTTCCCGGATCTTCCGGTTCTTCCGATACCACTGGTTATTCTGATCGTAATCGTAGTCGGAGGTATTGTTGGATGGGTAAATGGATTCTTCGTAGCGAAATTCCACTTACATCCATTCATTGTAACACTGGCAACACAGCTGATCGTATACGGAATTCTTCTGATGTACATTATGCTGAACGGTAACAACGGACAGCCACTTTCCGGACTGGACAAATCCTTTAAGAATTTTGTAACAGGAAGTTTCTTAAAGATCCGTGGCGTTCCGATACCGAACTATGTATGGTACGCTTGTGTCGTAGTTGTATTCATGTGGTTCATGTGGAATAAGACAACATTTGGAAAGAATATGTTCGCAGTTGGTTCCAACCCGGAAGCTGCCAATGTATCTGGTGTAAATGTTATGAGAACAACCATTCTGGTACATACACTTGCAGGATGCATGTATGGTATCACTGGATTCATCGAATCTGCACGTATCGGTTCCAACCAGGCAAATACAGGTCTGAACTACGAGTGTGATGCGATTGCTGCCTGTGTAATCGGTGGTGTATCTTTTGTAGGTGGTACCGGTAAGATCAGCGGCGTTGTTTTAGGGGTGTTCATTCTGAGAATCATCTTCGTTGCACTGCAGTTCCTGGCAGTAAGTCAGAATATGCAGTATGTGATCAAAGGTCTGATTATTCTGATCGCATGTGCAATTGATATGAGAAAATATCTGGTAAGAAAATAA
- a CDS encoding sugar ABC transporter ATP-binding protein: protein MKQDVLLQMTDICKEFPGVKALDHVSLTVKAGTVHALMGENGAGKSTLMKCLFGIYDKDSGKIELEGKEINFKNSKEALENGVAMVHQELNQALKRNVMDNLWLGRYPKEGGVMVNEKKIYDDTKKVFEELKIDVDPKRIMSTMPVSQRQMVEIAKAVSVNAKVIVFDEPTSSLTEQEVEHLFDIIEMLKKRGCGIIYISHKMAEIKRISDEITIMRDGTWVATEKADDLEMDDIIRLMVGRELTNQFPPKTNKPGDVALEVEHLSGMYSILNDVSFKARKGEILGIAGLDGSGRTETLETIFGIATRKSGTIKLDGKQVSNKNAQDSIKNGFALLTEERRATGIFGILNIRENTVISSLKRHKKGFYLSEKSMKEDTQKYIDALRTKTPSQETKIRALSGGNQQKVILGRWLLTDPEVLLLDEPTRGIDVGAKYEIYQLIIDLANRGKVVIVVSSEMPELLGICDRIMVMSGGRLAGEIDAEEATQELIMTYAAKYV from the coding sequence ATGAAACAGGATGTTTTACTGCAGATGACGGATATCTGTAAAGAATTTCCGGGCGTAAAAGCATTAGATCATGTGTCCCTGACAGTTAAAGCAGGCACTGTCCATGCACTGATGGGTGAAAATGGAGCCGGAAAGTCAACACTGATGAAATGCCTTTTCGGAATTTATGACAAAGACAGTGGCAAGATTGAGCTGGAGGGAAAAGAGATTAATTTCAAGAATTCGAAAGAAGCTCTTGAAAATGGAGTTGCAATGGTTCACCAGGAACTGAACCAGGCGCTCAAAAGAAACGTCATGGATAATCTCTGGCTCGGACGTTACCCGAAAGAGGGCGGCGTCATGGTAAATGAGAAAAAAATCTATGACGACACAAAAAAAGTATTTGAAGAATTGAAAATTGATGTAGATCCAAAAAGGATCATGAGTACGATGCCGGTATCACAGAGACAGATGGTAGAGATTGCAAAAGCAGTATCTGTGAATGCAAAAGTCATCGTATTTGATGAGCCGACTTCTTCTCTTACAGAGCAGGAAGTAGAGCATCTGTTTGATATCATTGAGATGCTGAAAAAGAGAGGATGCGGAATCATTTACATTTCACATAAAATGGCAGAGATCAAACGGATTTCAGATGAGATCACGATCATGCGTGACGGAACCTGGGTAGCAACCGAGAAAGCAGATGATCTGGAGATGGATGATATCATCCGCCTGATGGTTGGACGTGAGCTTACCAATCAGTTCCCGCCAAAGACAAATAAACCGGGCGATGTAGCGCTTGAAGTGGAACACCTTTCCGGAATGTATTCGATCCTGAATGATGTTTCCTTCAAAGCAAGAAAAGGAGAAATTCTTGGAATTGCCGGACTTGACGGAAGTGGGCGTACAGAAACTCTGGAGACAATTTTTGGAATTGCAACCAGGAAATCAGGAACGATAAAACTTGACGGAAAACAAGTCAGCAATAAGAATGCACAGGATTCGATCAAGAACGGATTTGCACTTCTGACAGAAGAGAGAAGAGCAACCGGTATCTTCGGCATCCTGAACATTCGTGAAAATACCGTTATCTCCAGCTTAAAGAGACACAAAAAAGGATTTTATCTGAGTGAAAAATCCATGAAAGAAGATACGCAGAAATATATTGATGCGCTGCGGACAAAGACACCGTCGCAGGAGACAAAGATCCGTGCACTTTCCGGTGGAAACCAGCAGAAGGTTATCCTTGGAAGATGGCTTCTTACCGATCCGGAAGTACTGCTTCTGGATGAGCCGACAAGAGGAATCGATGTCGGTGCAAAGTATGAGATCTATCAGCTCATCATCGATCTTGCGAACCGCGGCAAAGTAGTTATCGTAGTTTCTTCAGAAATGCCGGAGCTTCTCGGAATCTGTGACCGTATCATGGTTATGTCCGGTGGAAGACTTGCCGGAGAGATTGACGCAGAAGAGGCGACACAGGAACTGATCATGACTTACGCAGCAAAGTATGTGTAA
- a CDS encoding galactose ABC transporter substrate-binding protein, producing MKRRIVAAMLAGVMALGMLAGCGGSGKSDSDGGSSDKKSSDANIAVFYYTYSDTYIASVRTALDAKLDEMGVEYQDYDGNSNQTTQNEQIDTAIQTGATALIVNIVTSGSVDASSQIVEKAEAAGIPVIFFNRAIEDDKTEGDVLGSYDKCAFVGTDAPEAGHMQGEMIGNYVVEHFDEMDLNGDGKISYAMFMGQLGNAEAIYRTQFAVEDADKIITDAGKPALEYFDASNSDKYQVDQDGNWSATAANNYMTTNLSQYNEGSNNMIELVICNNDGMAEGAVSALNDKGYNLGTGKDCKMIPVFGVDATDAAKQLIADGKMTATVKQDADGMAACIADLAKNAAGGKDLMDGTDSYNISEKVSNKIFIPYQEYSGK from the coding sequence ATGAAAAGAAGAATTGTAGCAGCGATGCTCGCAGGTGTGATGGCACTTGGAATGCTTGCAGGATGCGGGGGCTCCGGTAAGAGTGACAGTGATGGTGGAAGCAGTGATAAGAAATCATCAGACGCTAATATCGCAGTATTCTACTATACCTATTCTGATACTTATATCGCATCTGTCCGTACAGCACTCGATGCAAAACTTGACGAGATGGGTGTTGAATATCAGGACTATGATGGAAACAGCAACCAGACAACACAGAACGAACAGATTGATACAGCGATCCAGACAGGTGCTACAGCACTGATCGTCAACATCGTTACATCTGGTTCTGTAGATGCTTCTTCTCAGATCGTTGAAAAAGCAGAAGCAGCAGGAATCCCGGTTATTTTCTTTAACCGTGCGATCGAAGATGACAAGACAGAAGGCGATGTACTTGGAAGCTATGACAAGTGTGCATTCGTAGGAACAGACGCTCCGGAAGCAGGACATATGCAGGGCGAAATGATCGGTAACTATGTAGTAGAACATTTTGATGAAATGGATCTCAACGGAGATGGAAAGATCTCTTACGCAATGTTCATGGGACAGCTCGGAAATGCAGAAGCTATTTACCGTACACAGTTTGCTGTAGAAGATGCAGATAAGATCATCACAGACGCCGGCAAACCGGCACTGGAATACTTTGACGCTTCTAACAGTGACAAATATCAGGTTGACCAGGATGGTAACTGGAGTGCAACAGCAGCTAACAACTATATGACAACCAACCTTTCCCAGTACAACGAAGGAAGCAATAACATGATCGAACTTGTTATCTGCAACAATGACGGTATGGCGGAGGGTGCAGTCTCAGCTCTGAATGATAAGGGATACAACCTTGGAACAGGCAAAGACTGCAAGATGATCCCGGTATTTGGTGTTGATGCTACAGACGCAGCAAAACAGCTGATCGCTGATGGCAAGATGACAGCAACTGTTAAACAGGATGCAGATGGTATGGCAGCTTGTATCGCAGACCTTGCTAAGAATGCAGCAGGTGGAAAAGATCTGATGGATGGAACAGATTCTTACAATATTTCCGAAAAAGTAAGCAACAAGATCTTCATTCCTTACCAGGAATACTCAGGAAAATAA
- a CDS encoding substrate-binding domain-containing protein — MRKSRRKPFIAIDAGVILLAILFFVLTGDGLGEGKEGSTNSVIEKKKVVFLTKSMDSSFWQSAYAGAGAASAEYNLDLVCEGPDGDGEEDYEAQNEMIDRAIREQVDALLFSAIDFEKNAEAIDRAAKAGIRIVVVDSPVNSEAVECYIGTDNYEAGCMAGEEVLGNPAENLNIGIVNFDKSTENGQLREKGFRDTVLKDDRVNITASINVKSTITDAREGTERMLLDNPQINVIVTFNEWTTLGVGDAVEALGAGERTQVVAFDSNVKSIGMLEKGNVDALIVQNPYAMGYLGIEQINTLLNGQKPEKKETATSSILVTRENMYDDKSQKALFSFEEK, encoded by the coding sequence ATGAGAAAAAGTAGAAGAAAACCATTTATTGCAATTGATGCAGGTGTGATCCTACTTGCAATTCTGTTTTTTGTCCTGACGGGTGACGGACTTGGGGAAGGAAAAGAAGGCAGTACAAATAGCGTCATCGAGAAGAAAAAAGTAGTGTTTCTGACAAAATCCATGGATTCTTCTTTCTGGCAGTCTGCATATGCGGGAGCCGGTGCGGCAAGTGCGGAATATAATCTGGATCTGGTGTGCGAAGGACCGGATGGAGACGGTGAGGAAGATTATGAGGCGCAGAATGAAATGATAGACCGGGCAATCCGGGAACAGGTAGATGCACTTCTGTTCTCTGCCATTGATTTTGAAAAGAATGCGGAAGCAATCGACCGTGCGGCAAAGGCAGGAATCAGAATTGTGGTTGTGGACAGTCCGGTAAACAGTGAGGCTGTGGAATGCTATATTGGTACAGACAATTATGAAGCCGGATGTATGGCAGGAGAAGAAGTGCTTGGTAATCCGGCGGAAAATCTAAATATCGGAATCGTAAATTTTGATAAGAGTACGGAGAACGGGCAGCTTCGTGAAAAGGGATTCCGGGATACGGTTCTTAAGGATGACCGGGTAAATATTACGGCGTCCATCAATGTGAAGTCTACGATCACCGACGCAAGAGAGGGCACCGAGAGGATGTTGCTTGACAATCCGCAGATCAATGTGATCGTGACATTTAATGAATGGACAACCCTTGGAGTCGGGGATGCGGTAGAAGCACTTGGCGCCGGAGAGCGGACGCAGGTTGTTGCGTTTGACAGTAACGTAAAATCCATTGGAATGCTGGAAAAAGGAAATGTAGATGCGCTGATCGTCCAGAACCCATATGCGATGGGATACCTGGGGATTGAGCAGATCAATACACTACTGAATGGTCAGAAGCCGGAAAAGAAAGAGACGGCAACCAGCAGTATTTTGGTGACAAGAGAAAATATGTATGATGATAAGAGCCAGAAGGCGCTGTTTTCATTTGAAGAAAAGTAA